From the genome of Methylocystis heyeri:
TCGAGGCTTTGATCGAATTTCCATTCGCTGGTCTGGCCGAATTCCTGCCCCATGAACAGCAGCTTCTTTCCCGGCTGCCCCCACATGAAGCCATAATAGGCGCGCGCATTGGCGAATCTGCGCCATTCGTCGCCGGGCATTTTTGCTACGATGGAGCCTTTTCCGTGCACCACTTCGTCATGCGACAGGGGAAGGACGAAATTTTCCGAAAACGCATAGAGCAGGCCGAAAGTCAGCTTGTCGTGACGCCATTTGCGATGAACCGGATCAGTCGCCATGTAGGCGAGCGTATCGTTCATCCATCCCATGTTCCATTTGAAGCCGAAACCGAGGCCGCCCGCCGAGGTCGGATGCGAGACTCCCGCCCAGGAGGTGGATTCTTCCGCTATGGTGACGACGCCGGGGAACAGCCCGTAAACCAGCTCATTGAACCTTTGCAGAAAGCGCACGGCGTCGCGATTGTCGTTGGAGCCGTCGGGATTGGGCGCCCATTCGCCGGCCTTGCGCGAATAATCGAGGTAGAGCATCGAGGCCACCGCGTCGACGCGGAGCCCGTCGATATGGAAGCAGTCGAGCCAATAGAGCGCATTGGCGATCAGGAAATTGGCCACTTCGCGGCGGCCGAAATCATAGATCGCCGTGTTCCAATCCGGGTGAAAGCCGCGCCGGGGGTCGGAATGCTCATAGAGCGGCCCTCCGTCGAACATGGCGAGACCATGTGCGTCGGTCGGAAAATGCGCGGGCGCCCAATCCAGGATCACGCCCAGCCCCGCTTCATGGGCGCAGTTCACGAAACGCTTGAAGCCGGCGGGATCGCCATGGCGGGAGGTCGGCGCGAACAGCCCGATCGGCTGGTAGCCCCAGGAGGCGTCGAGCGGATGTTCGCTGATCGGCAACAACTCGATATGGGTGAAACCGAGATCGGCCGCATAAGGAATGAGCTCCGCGGCAAGCTCGTCATAGGTCAAGAAGCGCCCTTCCGGGCCTCGCCGCCAGGAGGGCAGGTGAACCTCGTAGATCGACATCGGCGCGCGACGCAGGTCTTTGTTGCGTCGCTGGGCGAGAAAGGCGTCGTCGGTCCAGGGGAAAGGCTTGTCGGCGACCACGACCGACGCCGTGGCCGGTCGCAACTCGGCCGCGCGGCCGAAAGGATCGGCCTTCAAGGGCGCGAGGCCGCCGTCGCGTCCGACGATCTCATATTTGTAACGCGCGCCCCGAGCCACGCCCGGAATGAAAATCTCCCAGACGCCGCTGTCGATGCGCTTGCGCATCTGACAGACCCTGCCGTCCCAGCGGTTGAAATCGCCGACGACCGAGACGCGCAGCGCTTCGGGCGCCCAGACGGCGAAGAGTGCGCCGTGCACGCCTTCATGCGTCAGGGTATGCGCGCCGAGCCGCTCATAGAGCTTCTGGTGCTCCCCTGCGACGAGGAGATGATCGTCGAGCTGCCCCAGCGCCGGGCCGAAGGCGTAAGGATCGCAAAAATCCCAGGCGCCCTGCGCATTTTTGGCGCGGAGCAGATAAGGGAATCGTTGCGTCGCGCCGGGGATCAGGGCTTCGAAGAAACCGTCGGGATGGACGCGTTCGAGCGCCGCGATCCGATCGCCGCCGGGCGTCGCCGCCTCCAGCGTCTCGGCGCCGGGCGCGAAAGCCCGGATGACGAAACCGGCTTCGGTTTGGTGAAGCCCGAGAACGGCGAAGGGATCGCCACAGCGCGCCGATAAGATCGCGTCGATGTCGCTTTGCCTCGCGCGCCAGGCGGCGCCCCGCCGACCATCCGTGGATTGCGATGAAACATGGCCATTTTGGGTCATGGCGGCTCGCAAGGTTTGCAGTCGACGATCGTTCTCGACCTGAAATAAAGAAAAACCGGCTCCGGCGCCAGAGCGGCTTTCCCGTGCAACCTCCCTATTTTTCTAAACCAGGGCGGCGCAACGGCGCGTCGCGGCGGCCTTGGGCCGAAAGCGCCCGCGCCCCCACCAAACAA
Proteins encoded in this window:
- the glgB gene encoding 1,4-alpha-glucan branching protein GlgB, with protein sequence MTQNGHVSSQSTDGRRGAAWRARQSDIDAILSARCGDPFAVLGLHQTEAGFVIRAFAPGAETLEAATPGGDRIAALERVHPDGFFEALIPGATQRFPYLLRAKNAQGAWDFCDPYAFGPALGQLDDHLLVAGEHQKLYERLGAHTLTHEGVHGALFAVWAPEALRVSVVGDFNRWDGRVCQMRKRIDSGVWEIFIPGVARGARYKYEIVGRDGGLAPLKADPFGRAAELRPATASVVVADKPFPWTDDAFLAQRRNKDLRRAPMSIYEVHLPSWRRGPEGRFLTYDELAAELIPYAADLGFTHIELLPISEHPLDASWGYQPIGLFAPTSRHGDPAGFKRFVNCAHEAGLGVILDWAPAHFPTDAHGLAMFDGGPLYEHSDPRRGFHPDWNTAIYDFGRREVANFLIANALYWLDCFHIDGLRVDAVASMLYLDYSRKAGEWAPNPDGSNDNRDAVRFLQRFNELVYGLFPGVVTIAEESTSWAGVSHPTSAGGLGFGFKWNMGWMNDTLAYMATDPVHRKWRHDKLTFGLLYAFSENFVLPLSHDEVVHGKGSIVAKMPGDEWRRFANARAYYGFMWGQPGKKLLFMGQEFGQTSEWKFDQSLEWGLLEYAPHQGLQKFIRDLNRAYGHCEALHARDCESEGFQWIVVEDRDNSVFAFVRYGEDRMRPIVVAANFTPVPRENYILGLPHAGRWRETINSDALEYGGSGRGNLGEVRAAHEALGAFPASAPIVLPPLATLFFEFIPDELE